From the Aphelocoma coerulescens isolate FSJ_1873_10779 chromosome 10, UR_Acoe_1.0, whole genome shotgun sequence genome, one window contains:
- the DNAAF4 gene encoding dynein axonemal assembly factor 4 isoform X2 codes for MPVWLREHSWRQTLTAVYLSLPLRGARATPANIFCSEQYLKVSIPPFLFEAILYAPIDDTNSTAKIGNGNIFFTLYKKEPAMWDSLTLADAGKEKLQYLRENAVLKAQEKAKEETETKKITKQEHKKYALEATMKLEEAERKRIEDLKEKERQKVAKELEFWKNQQKYADKYKSVQKKEELHQEIKPLKERKNEKMNKSRIPNEGTSKIRLKSTKGHGSCSIFSQNLQEEQLSAPRAAATIKVSFTPRVFPTALRESRVAEEEEWLHKQAEARRRINSDLSELEDLKEEEKNTDWLKDKGNKMFAMGNYLGAVNAYNLAVRLNNKLPLLYLNRAACHLKLRNLHKAIEDSSKALELLTPPVPDNENARVKAHVRRGTAFCQLELYTEGLRDYEAALKIDPKNKNIEKDAEKIRHLIQETMQSF; via the exons ATGCCGGTGTGGCTGCGGGAGCACAGCTGGCGCCAGACCCTCACCGCCGTGTACCTCTCGCTGCCCTTGCGCGGCGCCCGGGCCACCCCCGCCAACATCTTCTGCAGCGAGCAGTACCTGAAG gTAAGCATCCCTCCCTTTTTATTTGAAGCCATTTTATATGCTCCCATTGATGACACAAATAGCACAGCAAAGATTGgaaatggaaacattttcttcacCTTGTATAAAAAAGAACCGGCCATGTGGGATTCCCTAACTCTAGCAGACG CTGGCAAGGAAAAACTACAATATCTGAGAGAGAATGCTGTTCTAAAAGCCcaagaaaaggcaaaagaggagacagaaacaaaaaaaattacaaaacagGAACACAAAAAGTATGCTTTGGAGGCCACAATGAAG CTAgaggaagcagaaaggaaaagaattgaAGATCTGAAAGAAAAGGAGCGGCAGAAGGTCGCTAAAGAGTTGGAGTTCtggaaaaaccaacaaaaatatGCTGATAAATACAAGAGCGtacaaaaaaaagaggaattacATCAAGAAATAAAGCcattaaaagagagaaaaaatgaaaaaatgaacaaaagtaGGATTCCCAATGAAGGAACTTCTAAGATCAGACTCAAATCCACAAAAG GTCATGGTTCCTGTAGTATATTTTCACAGAATTTACAGGAAGAACAGTTATCAGCTCCCCGAGCTGCGGCTACAATTAAAGTCAGCTTTACACCACGAGTTTTTCCCACAGCTCTGCGAGAATCTCGTgttgcagaggaggaggag TGGCTACATAAACAAGCAGAAGCTCGAAGAAGAATAAATTCTGATTTATCTGAGCTGGAAGATTtaaaagaagaggagaagaataCAGATTGGTTAAAGGACAAAGGAAA CAAAATGTTTGCAATGGGAAACTACCTTGGGGCTGTAAACGCGTATAATCTCGCAGTGAGGCTGAACAATAAACTTCCCCTGCTGTACCTGAACCGTGCCGCTTGCCACCTTAAACTGAGAAATTTACACAAAGCTATCGAAGATTCCTCTAAG GCACTAGAACTGTTGACACCACCTGTTCCTGATAACGAGAACGCTCGAGTGAAAGCCCATGTGAGACGTGGAACAGCATTTTGTCAGCTGGAATTATACACTGAAG GTCTCCGGGATTATGAAGCAGCTCTCAAGATTgatcctaaaaataaaaatatagaaaaagaTGCTGAGAAGATTCGACATCTAATTCAAGAAACAATGCAaagtttttaa
- the DNAAF4 gene encoding dynein axonemal assembly factor 4 isoform X1 translates to MVSIPPFLFEAILYAPIDDTNSTAKIGNGNIFFTLYKKEPAMWDSLTLADAGKEKLQYLRENAVLKAQEKAKEETETKKITKQEHKKYALEATMKLEEAERKRIEDLKEKERQKVAKELEFWKNQQKYADKYKSVQKKEELHQEIKPLKERKNEKMNKSRIPNEGTSKIRLKSTKGHGSCSIFSQNLQEEQLSAPRAAATIKVSFTPRVFPTALRESRVAEEEEWLHKQAEARRRINSDLSELEDLKEEEKNTDWLKDKGNKMFAMGNYLGAVNAYNLAVRLNNKLPLLYLNRAACHLKLRNLHKAIEDSSKALELLTPPVPDNENARVKAHVRRGTAFCQLELYTEGLRDYEAALKIDPKNKNIEKDAEKIRHLIQETMQSF, encoded by the exons ATG gTAAGCATCCCTCCCTTTTTATTTGAAGCCATTTTATATGCTCCCATTGATGACACAAATAGCACAGCAAAGATTGgaaatggaaacattttcttcacCTTGTATAAAAAAGAACCGGCCATGTGGGATTCCCTAACTCTAGCAGACG CTGGCAAGGAAAAACTACAATATCTGAGAGAGAATGCTGTTCTAAAAGCCcaagaaaaggcaaaagaggagacagaaacaaaaaaaattacaaaacagGAACACAAAAAGTATGCTTTGGAGGCCACAATGAAG CTAgaggaagcagaaaggaaaagaattgaAGATCTGAAAGAAAAGGAGCGGCAGAAGGTCGCTAAAGAGTTGGAGTTCtggaaaaaccaacaaaaatatGCTGATAAATACAAGAGCGtacaaaaaaaagaggaattacATCAAGAAATAAAGCcattaaaagagagaaaaaatgaaaaaatgaacaaaagtaGGATTCCCAATGAAGGAACTTCTAAGATCAGACTCAAATCCACAAAAG GTCATGGTTCCTGTAGTATATTTTCACAGAATTTACAGGAAGAACAGTTATCAGCTCCCCGAGCTGCGGCTACAATTAAAGTCAGCTTTACACCACGAGTTTTTCCCACAGCTCTGCGAGAATCTCGTgttgcagaggaggaggag TGGCTACATAAACAAGCAGAAGCTCGAAGAAGAATAAATTCTGATTTATCTGAGCTGGAAGATTtaaaagaagaggagaagaataCAGATTGGTTAAAGGACAAAGGAAA CAAAATGTTTGCAATGGGAAACTACCTTGGGGCTGTAAACGCGTATAATCTCGCAGTGAGGCTGAACAATAAACTTCCCCTGCTGTACCTGAACCGTGCCGCTTGCCACCTTAAACTGAGAAATTTACACAAAGCTATCGAAGATTCCTCTAAG GCACTAGAACTGTTGACACCACCTGTTCCTGATAACGAGAACGCTCGAGTGAAAGCCCATGTGAGACGTGGAACAGCATTTTGTCAGCTGGAATTATACACTGAAG GTCTCCGGGATTATGAAGCAGCTCTCAAGATTgatcctaaaaataaaaatatagaaaaagaTGCTGAGAAGATTCGACATCTAATTCAAGAAACAATGCAaagtttttaa